One window of the Pieris brassicae chromosome 4, ilPieBrab1.1, whole genome shotgun sequence genome contains the following:
- the LOC123708682 gene encoding U-scoloptoxin(19)-Sm1a-like: MKTVFIICLFVYIVCGNEEDFRIIDSIIQEKPCASLGGICTVAADCPKGHLAEKPDLCPAQRKQGVECCHGLSLKELRCEKHGGICMKQSDYCNPQLVFEAVDCPSDRKCCILV; this comes from the exons ATGAAgactgtatttattatttgtttatttgtttatatcgTCTGCGGAAATGAGGAGGACT TTAGGATCATCGATTCTATTATTCAAGAGAAGCCATGCGCATCTCTAGGTGGTATCTGTACAGTTGCTGCTGACTGTCCAAAAGGCCATTTGGCTGAAAAACCAGATCTTTGCCCCGCACAGCGGAAACAAGGGGTAGAATGCTGCCATGGAC TATCCCTCAAAGAATTAAGGTGTGAGAAACACGGAGGCATCTGTATGAAACAAAGTGACTACTGCAATCCTCAACTCGTTTTCGAGGCTGTAGACTGCCCGTCAGATCGGAAGTGCTGCATTCtagtgtaa